TACTCCCGAACCCTGGAGACCAGGTCGAGGTCTATCACCTCTGTCATGATCACCTCACGTTGCCCGGAGGCTTGGAGGACTCGTCCTTCAGGATCGACAAAGATCGATTGGCCGATTCCTCCGCCTCCCACCCCATTGACGCTGAGAAAATAGACCTGATTGCTGATAGCATTGGCCTGGGCCAGGACGAGCTCCAGGGATCGATCAGAGGTGTAGGTGGCCGTCGGATTGAAGACCGCCTCGGCCCCCATCCAGGCCAGGGTCCGGACCAGCTCGGGGAACCACTGGTCGTAGCAGATGCAGAGGCCGAATCGTCCCTTGCCCGGGATATCGAATATGCAGAACTCCTCGCCCGCCTCGCTCTGCTCAAGAGGCGCCCATGGGAAGAGCTTCCTGTACCTGGCTTTGATCGCCCCCTCAGGAGAGATGACAATCGAGGTGTTGAAGATCTTTCCCCCGTCTCTCTCGTACATGGATCCGGGAATGAGCCATTTCTCTTCTCTTCTCGCCCATTCACAGAATCGATCGACAGTCGGGTTGGGTATGGGCTGTGCGAGCTCACGGTTCATCCCGGAGACGCATAGTTCACTGAAAAAGACCAGGTCGGCCCACGGGAAAGAGGCGGCCACGCGATCGAGTCTCTCCATCATCTCCGCTGTGTTGTCCTGGCCGTGGACGACCTCCATCTGAATTCCGGCAATTCCTAGGTATCTCGCCATCCTATCTCCTTAATCCGTTTCTTCATTTTACGGAACCTTTTACCAGTCGCCGCTCAACAGGCATCTCACCCCCATATTAGCAGGTCCAGAAATAAAGTCAATTTTTCTTCTTCATTACGGTAACGTTCGAGTGACTTCGGAAGAATTTCTATGATATAAATACCGGTGGACCGGCGGAGAGTTTCGATTCTGCGGTCGATAGCACAACAGAAGGGATCCACGATATTTTTCGGAAGGAGGAGAGTCAATGGGAGGCAAGAGAATCATGGTCGTGGTGGGGAGCCCGCGAAAAGACGGCAACAGCGCGACCCTGGCCAAACAGGTGATCGCAGGTGCCGAATCGGTCGGGGCGGAGGTGGAGAGCTTCTTTCTCCATGGGATGAATATCCAGCCCTGCACCGGTTGCGACGGCTGCCGCGGGGAGAGAGAAAAGGACTGTGTGATCGACGACGACATGGATATCCTGTATCCCAAGCTCCGCGAGGCGGATGGATTGGTGATCGCCACCCCGGTTTACTGGTTTACGGTTTCTGCACAGACGAAGCTGTTCATGGACCGATGGTACGCCTTCGGAGGTGACGACGAGTACGCCGCCCTTTCGGGCAAGCGGATAGGCATCGTTCTCACCTACGGGGAT
This genomic interval from Deltaproteobacteria bacterium contains the following:
- a CDS encoding carbon-nitrogen hydrolase family protein, which codes for MARYLGIAGIQMEVVHGQDNTAEMMERLDRVAASFPWADLVFFSELCVSGMNRELAQPIPNPTVDRFCEWARREEKWLIPGSMYERDGGKIFNTSIVISPEGAIKARYRKLFPWAPLEQSEAGEEFCIFDIPGKGRFGLCICYDQWFPELVRTLAWMGAEAVFNPTATYTSDRSLELVLAQANAISNQVYFLSVNGVGGGGIGQSIFVDPEGRVLQASGQREVIMTEVIDLDLVSRVREYGTLGLSQLWKDLGNFKQRFPVYGEEIRKGRIYESLGPLKLHRKLGD
- a CDS encoding flavodoxin family protein, with amino-acid sequence MGGKRIMVVVGSPRKDGNSATLAKQVIAGAESVGAEVESFFLHGMNIQPCTGCDGCRGEREKDCVIDDDMDILYPKLREADGLVIATPVYWFTVSAQTKLFMDRWYAFGGDDEYAALSGKRIGIVLTYGDVDPFASGAVNALRTFQDAFNYVGAEIVGMVYGSATEAGEIKNNQELMEKAYALGKQLGSGA